Proteins encoded by one window of Serratia nevei:
- the pip gene encoding prolyl aminopeptidase → MEQLRGLYPPLAAYDSGWLDTGDGHRIYWELSGNPNGKPAVFIHGGPGGGISPHHRQLFDPERYKVLLFDQRGCGRSRPHASLDNNTTWHLVADIERLRDMAGVDQWLVFGGSWGSTLALAYAQTHPERVSEMVLRGIFTLRKQELHWYYQDGASRFFPDKWARVLSILSDDERKDVIAAYRQRLTSADPQVQLEAAKLWSVWEGETVTLLPSRESASFGEDDFALAFARIENHYFTHLGFLESDDQLLRNVPLIRHIPAVIVHGRYDMACQVQNAWDLAKAWPEAELHIVEGAGHSFDEPGILHQLMIATDRFAGK, encoded by the coding sequence AGCGGTTGGCTGGACACTGGGGATGGCCACCGGATCTACTGGGAGCTGAGCGGCAACCCGAACGGTAAACCGGCGGTCTTCATTCACGGCGGGCCGGGCGGCGGCATCTCCCCGCATCATCGTCAGCTGTTCGATCCGGAACGCTACAAGGTGCTGCTGTTCGATCAGCGCGGCTGTGGCCGCTCCCGTCCGCACGCCAGCCTGGACAACAACACCACCTGGCATTTGGTGGCCGATATCGAGCGGCTGCGCGACATGGCCGGCGTCGATCAATGGCTGGTGTTCGGCGGTTCCTGGGGATCGACGCTGGCGCTCGCCTATGCGCAGACCCACCCGGAGCGCGTCAGTGAAATGGTGCTGCGCGGCATCTTCACCCTGCGTAAGCAGGAACTGCATTGGTATTACCAGGACGGCGCGTCACGCTTCTTCCCGGACAAATGGGCGCGCGTGCTGTCCATTCTGTCGGATGACGAGCGTAAAGACGTGATCGCCGCCTACCGGCAGCGGCTGACTTCGGCCGATCCGCAGGTGCAGCTCGAAGCGGCCAAGCTGTGGAGCGTGTGGGAAGGGGAGACGGTGACGCTGTTGCCGAGCCGCGAATCCGCTTCGTTCGGCGAGGATGATTTCGCGCTGGCGTTCGCCCGCATTGAAAACCACTATTTCACCCATCTGGGTTTCCTGGAGAGCGACGACCAGCTGCTGCGCAACGTGCCGCTGATCCGCCATATTCCGGCGGTGATCGTCCACGGCCGCTATGACATGGCCTGCCAGGTGCAGAACGCCTGGGATCTGGCCAAGGCCTGGCCGGAAGCGGAGTTGCATATCGTGGAAGGGGCGGGGCATTCGTTTGATGAGCCGGGCATCTTGCACCAGCTGATGATCGCCACCGACCGGTTCGCCGGCAAGTGA
- a CDS encoding DNA polymerase III subunit theta, with protein MGYNLAELSKEEMDRVNVDLAASGVAYKERYNMPVIPEVVEREQPEVLRDYFRERVAYYRAESHRFSRLPYEPKVK; from the coding sequence GTGGGTTACAATCTGGCCGAACTGTCTAAAGAAGAGATGGACCGGGTGAACGTGGATCTCGCCGCCTCAGGCGTGGCGTACAAAGAGCGCTACAACATGCCGGTGATCCCGGAAGTGGTGGAGCGTGAGCAGCCGGAAGTGCTGCGCGACTATTTTCGCGAGCGCGTGGCGTACTACCGCGCGGAATCCCACAGGTTTTCGCGCCTGCCGTACGAGCCGAAGGTCAAATAA
- the ftnA gene encoding non-heme ferritin: MLTQEMTQKLNEQLNLEFYSANLYLQMSAWCSDKGFEGAAAFLKEHSQEEMQHMQRLFDYLSDTGSLPLLGSIAAPPVTFESLADVFQQTYEHEQLITRQINELAHAAMTAHDYSTFNFLQWYVAEQHEEEKLFKSVLDKLALVGTSGKGLFFIDKDLKKMGAMGQGGNGQA; the protein is encoded by the coding sequence ATGCTGACGCAAGAAATGACTCAAAAGCTGAATGAGCAACTGAATCTGGAGTTCTACTCCGCCAACCTGTACCTGCAGATGAGCGCATGGTGCAGCGATAAAGGCTTTGAAGGCGCCGCCGCATTTCTTAAAGAGCACTCTCAGGAAGAGATGCAGCATATGCAACGTCTGTTCGACTACCTGAGCGACACCGGCTCTCTGCCGCTGCTGGGCAGCATCGCCGCACCGCCGGTGACGTTCGAATCGCTGGCGGACGTGTTCCAGCAGACCTACGAACACGAACAGCTGATCACCCGTCAGATCAACGAACTGGCGCACGCCGCTATGACCGCACACGATTACTCCACCTTCAATTTCCTGCAGTGGTACGTGGCGGAGCAGCACGAAGAAGAGAAACTGTTCAAATCCGTGCTGGATAAGCTGGCGCTGGTGGGCACCAGCGGCAAAGGCCTGTTCTTCATCGACAAAGATCTGAAGAAAATGGGCGCGATGGGCCAGGGCGGCAACGGCCAGGCTTAA
- the yobA gene encoding CopC domain-containing protein YobA, translating into MTLFILLRDTTVIGKIRSSCRLLSTVFVLFVGLSSQQALAHAHLKVETPKADASVSPAPKALTLSFSEGIEPNFSGVKITGPDNAVVKTGKLQLDPNNNTQVNVPIEGELSAGKYNVSWHVVSVDGHKTKGQYSFTVN; encoded by the coding sequence ATGACCCTCTTTATACTGTTAAGGGATACCACTGTGATCGGTAAAATTCGTTCCTCCTGTCGCCTGCTTTCCACCGTTTTCGTCCTGTTCGTCGGCCTGTCTTCGCAGCAAGCGCTGGCGCACGCCCATCTGAAAGTGGAAACGCCGAAGGCCGACGCCAGCGTCAGCCCGGCGCCGAAAGCGCTGACCCTCAGCTTCTCCGAAGGCATCGAGCCGAACTTCAGCGGCGTGAAAATCACCGGCCCAGACAACGCCGTGGTGAAAACCGGCAAGCTGCAGCTCGATCCGAACAACAACACCCAGGTCAATGTGCCGATCGAAGGCGAACTGAGCGCGGGCAAATACAACGTCAGCTGGCATGTGGTTTCGGTCGACGGGCATAAAACCAAAGGCCAGTACAGCTTCACCGTAAACTGA
- the copD gene encoding copper homeostasis membrane protein CopD, with the protein MSLATLFVLCRLVHFAAVMLMFGISLFTALLSPQRLSPILSRDVRPLLLAGTWIAGLSAVALLAIQAGQMGDGWEDAWRLEVWWAVLGTTFGEVWRWHLGLSLLAILSLLLPERPRAQALALCSALLLVSLAFIGHAAMHEGTLGVLHRANHAVHLLAAGYWFGCLAPLLVCLRYLQPPQWRSDAITTLIRFSRWGHLAVAAVIVTGIVNSLIILGGWPLNLGSPYQRLLLIKTALVALMVMVALANRYAIVPAMSRVPALAQRGVVLACWLEVGLGMAVLLLVSLFATYAPV; encoded by the coding sequence GTGAGTCTGGCGACCCTGTTCGTTCTGTGTCGCTTGGTGCACTTTGCGGCGGTGATGCTGATGTTCGGCATCAGTCTGTTCACCGCCTTATTGTCACCGCAGCGCCTCTCCCCGATCCTCTCCCGCGATGTGCGCCCGCTGCTGCTTGCCGGCACCTGGATTGCCGGGCTTTCCGCCGTGGCGCTGCTGGCCATTCAAGCCGGGCAAATGGGCGACGGTTGGGAAGACGCCTGGCGGCTGGAGGTCTGGTGGGCGGTGCTCGGCACCACCTTCGGCGAAGTGTGGCGCTGGCATCTGGGCCTGTCGCTGCTGGCGATCCTGAGCCTGCTGCTGCCGGAACGGCCGCGCGCGCAGGCGTTGGCGCTGTGTTCGGCGTTGCTGCTGGTCAGCCTGGCGTTCATCGGCCACGCGGCGATGCACGAAGGCACGCTGGGCGTGCTGCACCGCGCCAACCATGCGGTGCACCTGCTGGCCGCCGGTTATTGGTTCGGCTGCCTGGCGCCGTTGCTGGTTTGCCTGCGTTACCTGCAGCCGCCGCAGTGGCGCAGCGACGCCATCACCACGCTGATCCGTTTCTCGCGCTGGGGGCACCTGGCGGTGGCGGCGGTGATCGTCACCGGCATCGTCAACAGCCTGATCATTCTCGGCGGTTGGCCGCTCAACCTCGGCTCGCCTTATCAGCGCCTGCTGCTGATCAAAACCGCGCTGGTGGCGCTGATGGTGATGGTGGCGCTGGCCAATCGCTACGCCATCGTGCCGGCAATGAGCCGCGTGCCGGCGCTGGCGCAGCGCGGCGTGGTGCTGGCCTGCTGGCTCGAAGTCGGGTTGGGGATGGCGGTGCTGCTGCTGGTCAGTTTATTTGCAACCTATGCGCCGGTTTGA
- a CDS encoding YebY family protein — protein sequence MKSVLLGITLLATATGALAADKLVNITKLEYGKQWAFTKEEVTLQCRSGGALFVLNNSTLMQYPLNDAAEQQVKKGHQRAQPLEVLLLDDPAEPGKKMSLAPFIERAEKLCAD from the coding sequence ATGAAATCGGTATTACTCGGCATTACGCTGCTGGCAACCGCGACCGGCGCGCTGGCGGCAGACAAACTGGTGAACATCACCAAACTGGAATACGGCAAACAGTGGGCGTTCACCAAGGAAGAAGTGACGCTGCAGTGCCGCAGCGGCGGCGCGCTGTTCGTGCTCAACAACAGCACTCTGATGCAATACCCGCTCAACGACGCAGCGGAGCAGCAGGTGAAGAAGGGCCATCAGCGCGCGCAACCGCTGGAGGTGCTCCTGCTGGACGACCCTGCCGAACCGGGGAAAAAAATGAGCCTGGCGCCGTTCATTGAACGCGCCGAGAAGCTGTGCGCTGACTAA